A stretch of Carya illinoinensis cultivar Pawnee chromosome 14, C.illinoinensisPawnee_v1, whole genome shotgun sequence DNA encodes these proteins:
- the LOC122294214 gene encoding LOW QUALITY PROTEIN: pentatricopeptide repeat-containing protein At1g06143-like (The sequence of the model RefSeq protein was modified relative to this genomic sequence to represent the inferred CDS: deleted 1 base in 1 codon) produces MLRADVMPTSYTFSSLIKACSSVSALGFGEAIQCQVRKNGFSSHVFVRTVLINFYSNLGKIGTSKRVFDEMVEGDVFTWTVMVLAHVRAWDLNSARRLFEEMPERNTATWNAIIDGYARVGNVESAEFLFNQMPARDIISWTTMITCHTQNRRYREALAIFNEITNNGISPDEVTMATIISACAHLGALDLGNEIYLYVLQNGFDLDVYIGSTLIDMYAKCASLDRSLLVFFKLREKNLFFWNYVIEGLAVHGFADEALKMFSRMEREKIKPNGVTFISVLSACTHAGLVEEGRRRFLSMVNDYSIPHKVGHYGCMVDLMSKAGFLRDALELIRSMEVEPNSIIWGALLGGCKLHGNWEIAQVVVNELMVLEPNNSGYYNLVVNM; encoded by the exons ATGTTAAGAGCTGATGTTATGCCAACGAGTTATACGTTCTCGTCGTTGATCAAGGCTTGTAGCTCAGTATCGGCTCTTGGGTTCGGTGAAGCTATACAGTGTCAAGTTCGGAAAAATGGGTTTAGTTCACATGTGTTTGTTCGgactgttttgattaatttctactCGAATTTGGGTAAAATTGGTACATCGAAGAGGGTGTTTGATGAAATGGTTGAAGGAGATGTTTTCACATGGACCGTGATGGTTTTGGCTCATGTTCGGGCATGGGATTTGAATTCTGCGAGGAGATTGTTTGAGGAGATGCCTGAGAGGAATACTGCTACATGGAACGCTATAATTGATGGGTACGCAAGAGTGGGGAATGTGGAGTCTGCGGAGTTTCTGTTCAATCAAATGCCCGCAAGGGATATAATCTCATGGACGACCATGATCACTTGCCATACTCAGAACAGGAGATATAGAGAAGCATTAGCAATATTCAATGAAATTACAAACAATGGGATCAGTCCTGACGAAGTGACCATGGCAACTATTATATCAGCTTGTGCCCATCTTGGAGCACTCGATTTAGGAAATGAAATATATCTTTATGTATTGCAGAATGGGTTTGATCTTGATGTTTATATTGGGTCTACATTGATTGATATGTATGCCAAGTGTGCGAGCTTAGATAGGTCACTTTTGGTGTTCTTCAAGTTGCGGGAAAAGAACCTGTTTTTTTGGAATTATGTAATTGAAGGGCTTGCAGTTCACGGATTTGCAGATGAAGCACTAAAGATGTTTAGTAGGATGGAGAGGGAGAAGATCAAACCAAATGGGGTT ACTTTTATCAGTGTGCTGAGCGCCTGCACACATGCAGGACTAGTTGAAGAAGGCCGTAGGAGGTTTCTGAGCATGGTCAATGATTATTCGATCCCGCACAAAGTTGGACACTATGGATGCATGGTTGATCTAATGAGCAAAGCGGGTTTCCTTAGAGATGCACTAGAGTTGATAAGAAGCATGGAAGTTGAACCCAACTCCATTATCTGGGGTGCCTTGTTGGGTGGGTGTAAGCTCCATGGGAACTGGGAGATTGCTCAAGTTGTTGTTAATGAACTGATGGTTTTAGAGCCAAACAACAGTGGCTATTACAATCTTGTGGTTAATATGTAA